A stretch of the Uranotaenia lowii strain MFRU-FL chromosome 3, ASM2978415v1, whole genome shotgun sequence genome encodes the following:
- the LOC129753942 gene encoding uncharacterized protein LOC129753942, whose translation GKNPGITQRNTNTVDQGILSGTRDEFITATLFKKSDIDPDVPEQPQDYEQPQTSDSIEDSQHIGSDEKLEESISLVTVSSSVIDSCHEEDGFDYILGWIAFKLKKSHPDLGDKTKDIKDSLNPSHMPSFIANLSYGGLMVPSPEFKVMGKAMEKVFILSHVVVKKFVKIRTIVRMRYCNLLSQGLIQQNAYDDQKPSTSKRRFEQKSHVANKYKKLCSQ comes from the exons GGCAAAAATCCAGGAATAACTCAACGCAATACCAACACAGTAGACCAAGGTATTCTTAGCGGAACGCGCGATGAATTCATAACGGcaacactttttaaaaaatctgacatcGATCCTGACGTCCCAGAACAGCCTCAAGACTATGAACAACCTCAAACGTCTGATTCAATCGAGGACTCTCAACACATTGGCTCGGATGAAAAACTCGAAGAATCGATCTCATTAGTAACTGTCTCATCCAGCGTGATTGATAGTTGCCACGAGGAAGACGGGTTTGATTACATATTGGGATGGATTGCATTCAAGCTAAAAAAATCGCATCCTGATCTCGGCGACAAAACGAAGGATATTAAAGATAGCTTAAATCCATCTCATATGCCATCCTTCATAGCTAATCTGTCGTACGGCGGATTAATGGTACCTTCTCCTGAATTTAAAGTGATGGGCAAAGCCATGGAGAAAGTTTTTATTCTTAGCCATG tTGTGGTCAAGAAGTTTGTGAAAATACGAACTATTGTCCGAATGAGATATTGCAACTTACTGTCACAAGGTTTAATACAGCAAAATGCTTACGATGATCAAAAACCATCAACTTCCAAAAGACGGTTTGAGCAAAAAAGTCATGTTGCTAACAAGTACAAAAAGTTATGCTCTCAATAA